A genomic stretch from Aedes albopictus strain Foshan chromosome 2, AalbF5, whole genome shotgun sequence includes:
- the LOC115255388 gene encoding uncharacterized protein LOC115255388 isoform X2, translating to MYQSCRDVSLRDSEKALVPKKEHDHMGKELMNSHGRKSKSSSLSSKSSKKKSVSSELEAQKRKSSSDEHQNNKLALNGNLKQEVKRSSLTSSGNTEEYVSSTSTEEKISRESSKEEKTSEKKRSSESSSITKEFSKPSHLEKLSSSSEQSRKTKSSSNGSSKILEKLKKDLANSFIYETKTSPPSAPTTRGRHTPRTARHSTLRSSSLPPPKAPANGRRPKQIRTRWAFVKVNEFDDGAKTYDVLRTDLQVVDVERLKDSLGGTIAAADLPPEAPTEIVFVALPDGSSLCYRGKHIKR from the exons ATGTATCAATCTTGTCGAGACGTTAGTCTTCGAGATTCAGAGAAAGCTTTAGTTCCGAAGAAAGAACACGATCACATGGGAAAA GAGCTGATGAACTCGCATGGTCGAAAATCAAAGTCTTCTAGTTTGAGTTCCAAATCATCGAAAAAGAAATCTGTTTCCTCGGAATTAGAAGCTCAGAAGAGAAAATCCTCCAGTGACGAGCATCAGAACAATAAGTTAGCTCTCAATGGAAATTTGAAACAAGAAGTAAAGCGCAGCTCACTTACCAGTAGTGGTAACACAGAAGAATATGTGTCATCTACGTCGACGGaagaaaaaatctcaagagaatcgtCCAAAGAAGAGAAGACTTCTGAAAAGAAACG TTCATCAGAATCATCATCGATCACAAAGGAGTTCTCGAAGCCATCTCATCTTGAAAAACTTTCTTCATCATCCGAGCAAAGCCGCAAAACAAAATCCTCTTCAAACGGAAGTAGCAAAA TTCTCGAGAAGCTGAAGAAAGACCTGGCCAACAGTTTTATATACGAGACGAAAACCAGTCCCCCATCGGCACCGACGACACGTGGACGCCACACCCCCAGAACGGCGCGTCATTCCACCCTGCGGTCCTCGTCCTTGCCGCCACCGAAAGCCCCGGCGAACGGCCGCCGACCCAAGCAGATACGAACCAGATGGGCCTTCGTCAAAGTGAACGAGTTCGATGATGGGGCAAAAACGTACGACGTGCTTCGGACCGACCTGCAAGTGGTGGACGTCGAGCGGCTGAAAGATTCGCTGGGAGGAACAATCGCCGCAGCCGACCTGCCCCCAGAAGCACCCACGGAGATCGTTTTTGTCGCCCTGCCGGATGGCTCCTCACTGTGCTATCGGGGTAAACATATCAAACGATGA
- the LOC115255388 gene encoding uncharacterized protein LOC115255388 isoform X1 — MDQISLTDLRRQFFGPTLDESVLYGVDCLRDLFCGNQDNVPRSSSSRERRNSSRIASDLHMYQSCRDVSLRDSEKALVPKKEHDHMGKELMNSHGRKSKSSSLSSKSSKKKSVSSELEAQKRKSSSDEHQNNKLALNGNLKQEVKRSSLTSSGNTEEYVSSTSTEEKISRESSKEEKTSEKKRSSESSSITKEFSKPSHLEKLSSSSEQSRKTKSSSNGSSKILEKLKKDLANSFIYETKTSPPSAPTTRGRHTPRTARHSTLRSSSLPPPKAPANGRRPKQIRTRWAFVKVNEFDDGAKTYDVLRTDLQVVDVERLKDSLGGTIAAADLPPEAPTEIVFVALPDGSSLCYRGKHIKR; from the exons ATG GATCAAATTAGTCTGACGGATTTGAGGCGCCAGTTTTTTGGACCAACGCTGGATGAAAGTGTTCTTTATGGAGTCGACTGTTTGAGGGACTTATTCTGCGGTAATCAAGATAACGTTCCACGATCCAGTTCTAGTAGGGAACGTCGGAATTCGAGCCGGATAGCTAGTGATTTGCATATGTATCAATCTTGTCGAGACGTTAGTCTTCGAGATTCAGAGAAAGCTTTAGTTCCGAAGAAAGAACACGATCACATGGGAAAA GAGCTGATGAACTCGCATGGTCGAAAATCAAAGTCTTCTAGTTTGAGTTCCAAATCATCGAAAAAGAAATCTGTTTCCTCGGAATTAGAAGCTCAGAAGAGAAAATCCTCCAGTGACGAGCATCAGAACAATAAGTTAGCTCTCAATGGAAATTTGAAACAAGAAGTAAAGCGCAGCTCACTTACCAGTAGTGGTAACACAGAAGAATATGTGTCATCTACGTCGACGGaagaaaaaatctcaagagaatcgtCCAAAGAAGAGAAGACTTCTGAAAAGAAACG TTCATCAGAATCATCATCGATCACAAAGGAGTTCTCGAAGCCATCTCATCTTGAAAAACTTTCTTCATCATCCGAGCAAAGCCGCAAAACAAAATCCTCTTCAAACGGAAGTAGCAAAA TTCTCGAGAAGCTGAAGAAAGACCTGGCCAACAGTTTTATATACGAGACGAAAACCAGTCCCCCATCGGCACCGACGACACGTGGACGCCACACCCCCAGAACGGCGCGTCATTCCACCCTGCGGTCCTCGTCCTTGCCGCCACCGAAAGCCCCGGCGAACGGCCGCCGACCCAAGCAGATACGAACCAGATGGGCCTTCGTCAAAGTGAACGAGTTCGATGATGGGGCAAAAACGTACGACGTGCTTCGGACCGACCTGCAAGTGGTGGACGTCGAGCGGCTGAAAGATTCGCTGGGAGGAACAATCGCCGCAGCCGACCTGCCCCCAGAAGCACCCACGGAGATCGTTTTTGTCGCCCTGCCGGATGGCTCCTCACTGTGCTATCGGGGTAAACATATCAAACGATGA